The following proteins are encoded in a genomic region of Hoeflea ulvae:
- a CDS encoding GntR family transcriptional regulator yields MNTPASDLQLQLAEKIARAISEGSIQRGEHLREAALSEMFRVSRSPVRAALGLLLDADLVDSQANRGFFVTADKAACENFLKTLPKTDDEKIKETIARDWFEGTLPKDMSEGDIRKRYGLGRLSTQRILNSLSDDGVVSRMPGYGWQFEPTLNSSQAHDESYDFRLVVEPQCLLVSTFRFDRAGGSALRERHTRVIHSSEVARSAADLFALDEDFHNFIAKCSGNRFLVQSVLQQNRLRRLLEYSSLLNTGRLQGSCLEHLEILDELEREDLQGAAHAMTVHLQRAKDAGPDF; encoded by the coding sequence ATGAATACTCCAGCAAGCGACCTTCAACTTCAACTTGCCGAAAAAATTGCTAGGGCCATTAGTGAAGGGTCCATCCAAAGAGGTGAGCACCTGCGAGAAGCTGCGTTGTCGGAAATGTTCCGCGTCTCACGCTCGCCGGTCCGGGCTGCTTTGGGCCTTTTGCTGGACGCCGATTTGGTAGACAGCCAAGCCAATCGCGGTTTCTTCGTCACTGCGGACAAGGCAGCCTGTGAAAATTTCCTCAAAACCCTGCCAAAAACCGATGACGAGAAAATCAAAGAGACGATTGCTCGAGATTGGTTCGAGGGCACTCTTCCCAAGGATATGAGCGAAGGCGATATTCGAAAGAGATACGGTCTCGGGCGGCTGTCCACCCAGCGGATATTGAACAGCTTGTCCGATGACGGCGTCGTTTCGAGAATGCCGGGATATGGCTGGCAGTTCGAGCCCACGCTCAACTCTTCTCAGGCCCATGATGAAAGCTATGATTTTCGCCTGGTGGTTGAGCCACAATGTCTCCTTGTCTCAACATTCCGGTTTGACCGCGCCGGAGGATCGGCGCTGCGCGAGCGGCACACCAGAGTCATTCACTCCAGCGAAGTCGCCAGGAGTGCCGCTGATCTGTTTGCGCTGGACGAGGATTTCCATAATTTTATCGCGAAATGCTCTGGCAACCGCTTCCTGGTCCAATCTGTTTTACAGCAGAACCGGCTTCGGCGACTGCTCGAATACAGCTCCCTCTTGAACACCGGAAGGTTGCAGGGGTCCTGCCTCGAACATCTGGAGATCCTTGATGAACTGGAGCGGGAGGACCTGCAGGGAGCAGCCCATGCCATGACGGTCCACCTTCAGAGAGCCAAGGATGCCGGTCCCGATTTTTAA
- a CDS encoding N,N-dimethylformamidase beta subunit family domain-containing protein produces MLPIVGYTDKLSIAPGETLDVMVSSFGAREYTADLRRIIQGDTNPEGPGYKDDLIDLDLGGTRKAKAQPFRPGSCVIVPGQDVIGSLSSFTLAAVVKPTLITGRDRVIISLPGVASLRIDAEGHLSGTCGMASLRSTACMSVACWQIVSLSYEVQSGTASLSLIVDNESATRLAAPNTQTISAIVDGRADECIIAATRTREGPFCDFYDGKIDRPALFNSVVAPETLRTLLADFSTLRRQSDLVAAWNFSEKMTTQTICDISPYRLHGRIHNAPKRAMTGWLWRGQELDWKKRPELYSAIHFHATDVYDAAWDVEFALSLPVDLESGIYAVRLVPDGVEEDAYYCVFVVRPPRSKPTGNTIAFLFPTCSYMAYANHRLGMDVPGTEIGMGRAVELDRHHLFLQDNPGIGFSVYEMHDDDSGVFHSSRLRPIVDMQPKVKSFLGGLGSNIWQFNADTHITGWLDHIGQDFDVITDEDIHEEGLRLLSRYNVVITGSHPEYYTRNMIEAVQSFTERGGRLMYLGGNGFYWVVSFNEDMPGIMECRRSEAGIRPWEPGHGQFYHAFTGEYGGLWRRNGHPPNRLCGVGMTSQGFDISEPYVVNPEAKTSRTAFIFDGIDRSVIGDFGLAGGGAAGLELDRADIAQGTPEHAVVLASSVRHTDIYLMTPEDLLDPTPDWTGTQAEIIRADLTFFETTGGGAVFSTGSIAWAGSVAWNGYDNEIARMTENVLRRFNNPKLFSMPAL; encoded by the coding sequence ATGCTGCCAATAGTTGGCTACACTGACAAGCTGTCGATCGCGCCGGGGGAAACGCTTGATGTGATGGTGTCCTCCTTCGGCGCGAGAGAGTATACCGCGGACCTGCGGCGGATCATTCAGGGGGACACAAATCCCGAGGGGCCGGGGTACAAGGATGACCTGATTGACCTGGATCTGGGTGGAACCCGCAAAGCCAAGGCGCAACCATTCCGGCCGGGCTCCTGCGTCATCGTGCCCGGCCAAGACGTGATCGGCAGCCTTTCAAGCTTCACCCTTGCCGCTGTCGTCAAGCCGACACTGATAACCGGCCGCGACCGTGTGATAATTTCACTACCCGGTGTGGCGAGTCTGCGAATTGATGCGGAAGGTCACTTGAGCGGAACCTGCGGCATGGCAAGCCTTCGCAGCACAGCGTGCATGTCAGTGGCCTGTTGGCAAATCGTTTCCCTGTCCTATGAAGTGCAGAGCGGTACCGCAAGCCTGAGTCTGATTGTTGACAACGAATCCGCCACCAGGCTGGCGGCACCTAACACGCAAACCATCTCAGCGATCGTCGATGGTCGTGCCGATGAGTGCATAATTGCGGCTACACGCACCCGTGAAGGTCCGTTTTGCGATTTCTACGATGGCAAGATAGATCGGCCGGCACTGTTCAATTCAGTTGTAGCGCCTGAGACATTGCGCACCTTGCTGGCAGATTTCTCGACGCTGCGCCGCCAGAGTGATCTGGTCGCGGCCTGGAACTTTTCGGAGAAAATGACGACGCAGACGATTTGCGACATCTCGCCTTATCGATTGCACGGAAGGATACACAACGCCCCCAAACGCGCGATGACCGGGTGGTTGTGGAGGGGGCAGGAGCTTGACTGGAAGAAAAGGCCCGAGCTTTACTCGGCGATTCATTTTCACGCGACCGATGTCTACGACGCGGCCTGGGACGTAGAGTTTGCACTGTCCCTCCCCGTCGATCTCGAAAGCGGCATCTACGCGGTCCGGCTGGTGCCCGACGGCGTTGAAGAGGACGCGTATTATTGTGTCTTCGTTGTTCGCCCGCCGCGCAGCAAGCCAACAGGCAACACCATTGCATTCCTCTTCCCGACCTGCAGCTACATGGCCTATGCTAACCACCGGCTCGGTATGGACGTGCCGGGCACGGAGATAGGAATGGGGCGTGCCGTCGAGCTCGACCGTCACCACCTCTTCCTGCAGGACAATCCCGGAATTGGTTTTTCTGTCTATGAGATGCATGACGATGACAGCGGAGTGTTCCATAGCTCTCGCCTGCGCCCGATTGTGGACATGCAGCCCAAGGTCAAATCCTTTCTGGGCGGGCTGGGCTCCAACATCTGGCAGTTCAACGCCGACACCCACATAACAGGATGGCTCGATCACATCGGGCAGGATTTTGATGTCATCACCGACGAAGACATTCACGAAGAAGGCCTGCGGCTGCTGTCGCGCTACAATGTGGTGATCACCGGCAGTCATCCCGAGTACTACACGCGCAACATGATTGAAGCGGTGCAGAGCTTCACCGAGCGGGGCGGCCGGTTGATGTATCTTGGCGGCAACGGCTTTTACTGGGTGGTGAGCTTCAACGAGGACATGCCCGGTATTATGGAATGCCGCCGCTCGGAAGCAGGCATTCGCCCCTGGGAGCCTGGCCACGGTCAGTTCTATCATGCCTTCACCGGCGAATATGGCGGGCTGTGGCGACGCAACGGGCATCCGCCAAACCGTCTTTGCGGAGTGGGGATGACAAGCCAGGGCTTCGACATATCCGAACCCTATGTGGTCAATCCCGAAGCAAAGACCAGTCGCACAGCCTTCATCTTCGATGGCATTGACCGGTCTGTTATCGGAGATTTCGGACTGGCGGGCGGCGGTGCGGCCGGACTAGAGCTGGATCGTGCGGATATTGCCCAGGGCACCCCGGAGCATGCGGTGGTGCTGGCATCGTCGGTGCGGCATACCGACATCTATCTCATGACACCCGAAGACTTGCTGGATCCGACGCCGGACTGGACCGGAACGCAGGCAGAAATCATCCGTGCAGATCTGACGTTCTTCGAGACCACGGGTGGAGGGGCGGTTTTCTCGACCGGATCGATTGCCTGGGCAGGGTCGGTTGCCTGGAACGGATATGACAATGAAATCGCGCGTATGACGGAAAATGTCCTTCGACGCTTCAATAATCCCAAGCTTTTTTCTATGCCTGCCCTATAA
- a CDS encoding ABC transporter substrate-binding protein: MNIKTVAKLASIALTGAMGLSTAASAEGNLRLYNWGDYINPTVIEKFSEEFGVEVTLDTYSTNEELLARLQAGATGYDLVWPSVHMHDVMQKIGLLQKTDVNKMPGFENIDPGSIRSKEDPNAEYCLPYAWGAVGIFYNKEMIPELTSWQQFFDYAAANPGKVTMLDDLRETLGVGLIMTGSSVNSTNPDEIAAAEEYILKQKPNIGAFRYDVIPLVTAGDVAASHYYVGAVLNVNQNPDLLGFVIPEEGATMYQEDICMLESAPNRDNALKFLEFLMRPDISAMNTERLTNGSVNTAAIKLLPPELKDNPSVNPPADVRAKLEIFDDLGKDLRLYTRAWDHVKTN; the protein is encoded by the coding sequence ATGAACATAAAAACGGTAGCGAAACTTGCGAGTATCGCGCTCACCGGTGCCATGGGGCTGTCCACCGCCGCATCCGCCGAGGGGAATCTGAGGCTTTACAACTGGGGTGACTATATCAACCCCACGGTCATCGAGAAGTTCAGCGAGGAATTCGGGGTCGAGGTGACGCTGGATACCTATTCAACTAACGAAGAGTTGCTGGCCCGACTGCAGGCGGGTGCCACGGGTTACGATCTGGTCTGGCCGTCGGTCCACATGCATGACGTCATGCAAAAAATCGGATTGCTGCAGAAGACGGACGTGAACAAGATGCCGGGATTCGAAAACATCGACCCCGGCTCCATCAGATCAAAAGAAGATCCAAATGCAGAATATTGCCTGCCATATGCATGGGGCGCTGTTGGCATTTTCTACAACAAAGAGATGATTCCCGAACTGACATCCTGGCAGCAGTTCTTCGACTACGCGGCCGCCAATCCCGGGAAAGTCACCATGCTGGACGATCTGCGCGAAACGCTCGGTGTTGGCCTGATCATGACCGGCTCTTCCGTCAACTCGACAAATCCGGACGAGATTGCCGCAGCTGAAGAGTATATTCTGAAACAGAAACCGAATATCGGCGCGTTCCGCTATGATGTCATCCCGCTGGTTACCGCCGGTGACGTTGCAGCATCGCATTACTATGTCGGCGCGGTTCTCAACGTCAACCAAAATCCAGATTTGCTCGGCTTTGTGATTCCCGAAGAGGGGGCCACGATGTATCAGGAAGATATTTGCATGCTCGAGTCTGCGCCCAACCGTGACAATGCGTTGAAATTCCTTGAGTTCCTCATGCGGCCCGACATCTCCGCAATGAATACAGAACGCCTGACAAACGGATCGGTCAACACCGCTGCAATCAAATTGCTGCCTCCGGAACTCAAGGACAATCCTTCAGTGAACCCTCCGGCGGATGTCCGCGCGAAGCTTGAAATCTTTGACGACTTGGGTAAGGACCTGCGTCTTTACACACGCGCATGGGATCATGTGAAAACCAACTGA
- a CDS encoding ABC transporter permease: MLDKILALSIWTKLFKGYGFFFLAFLYMPLALIFVYSFNANSINMAVWTEFTFDWYLTIFGGANSQSAFDAAFTESPERIFNVVKTSALVALTASTISTAIGTATAIALQRFNFVGKKFYQAMLILPMIVPDIVLGIALLIFFVGAGFELSLATVIIGHTTFLSSYVFVVVSSRLAGMDTSLEQASADLGAGPITTFRRITLPQIMPGVVGGFLLAFIISLDDVVITYFIAGVGSQTLPLFILAMMRRGLRPQINALAVLLLTFSFLVAALGLYLRSRKS; the protein is encoded by the coding sequence GTGCTGGACAAGATCCTTGCCCTTTCCATCTGGACCAAACTCTTCAAAGGCTACGGGTTTTTCTTCCTTGCCTTCCTGTACATGCCGCTGGCCCTGATATTCGTCTATTCGTTCAATGCCAATTCCATCAATATGGCGGTCTGGACCGAGTTCACATTCGACTGGTATCTGACCATCTTCGGCGGCGCCAATTCACAATCTGCGTTCGACGCGGCCTTCACTGAATCACCCGAGCGTATTTTCAATGTCGTCAAGACCAGCGCCCTGGTGGCTCTGACGGCGAGCACCATATCGACCGCTATCGGCACGGCGACGGCCATTGCCCTTCAACGTTTCAATTTCGTTGGCAAGAAATTCTACCAGGCGATGCTGATCCTGCCGATGATCGTCCCCGACATCGTTCTTGGCATTGCGCTGTTGATCTTTTTCGTCGGTGCGGGATTTGAACTCAGCCTGGCGACTGTGATCATCGGGCACACGACCTTCCTGTCGAGCTATGTCTTCGTCGTGGTCAGTTCGCGGCTGGCGGGAATGGATACAAGTCTGGAGCAAGCCTCGGCGGACCTTGGCGCCGGTCCGATCACCACATTCCGCCGGATCACCTTGCCGCAGATCATGCCTGGTGTCGTTGGCGGATTCCTGCTGGCCTTCATCATCTCGCTCGACGATGTGGTGATCACCTATTTCATCGCCGGTGTTGGCTCCCAAACCTTGCCGCTGTTCATCCTTGCCATGATGCGCCGGGGTCTGAGACCCCAGATCAACGCGCTGGCCGTGTTGCTGCTCACGTTCTCATTCCTGGTCGCTGCGTTGGGCCTTTATCTGCGCAGCCGAAAATCCTGA
- a CDS encoding ABC transporter permease, which produces MDSGALAKRRRRTLFLLLAPFTLLVGVFFLIPLAIMVVYSFLEPGLYGGVEWTWYPYNYGRILGWPLNAYEEFEPIYLMIFLESVQIAVMTVIGTFLLCYPAAFWVSRMKGTRKNMALFMITLPFFANMLVRIYAWLLLLRPTGFFNTILQSTGLIVEPLDLLFSNFSVIIGMVYILTPFMFLPIYANVEKLDYSLLRASQDLGANSLQTFRRVVLPLTAPGIIGGSVIVFIPALGNFIVPSFLGGSKVQMTGNLIERSFLQSRDWPFGAALALLIMAAVVIVVMFQISRQNRAEARGVA; this is translated from the coding sequence TTGGACAGCGGAGCCCTCGCCAAACGTCGCCGCCGGACACTGTTTCTGCTTCTGGCTCCGTTCACGCTGTTGGTCGGCGTCTTTTTTCTGATCCCGTTGGCGATCATGGTGGTCTACAGCTTTCTGGAGCCAGGCCTTTATGGCGGGGTGGAATGGACTTGGTACCCTTACAATTACGGACGTATCCTCGGCTGGCCGCTCAATGCTTATGAAGAGTTCGAGCCGATCTATCTGATGATCTTTCTCGAATCCGTCCAGATTGCAGTCATGACGGTGATCGGAACTTTCCTGTTGTGCTATCCAGCAGCCTTCTGGGTGAGCAGGATGAAGGGGACCAGAAAGAACATGGCCCTGTTCATGATCACTCTGCCGTTCTTCGCCAATATGCTTGTCCGGATCTATGCCTGGCTGCTGCTTCTGCGACCGACCGGATTTTTCAATACAATTCTGCAATCTACCGGGCTGATCGTCGAACCGCTGGATCTGCTGTTCTCCAATTTTTCCGTGATCATCGGCATGGTCTATATCCTGACGCCGTTCATGTTTTTGCCAATTTACGCGAATGTGGAAAAGCTCGACTATTCGCTGCTGCGCGCCTCGCAGGATCTTGGCGCCAATTCGCTTCAAACCTTCCGCCGCGTGGTGCTGCCGCTGACCGCACCCGGGATCATTGGCGGGTCGGTTATCGTTTTCATCCCGGCGCTTGGCAATTTTATCGTTCCCTCCTTTCTCGGAGGGTCGAAGGTGCAGATGACCGGCAACCTGATCGAACGGTCATTCCTGCAATCGCGTGACTGGCCGTTTGGCGCAGCCTTGGCGCTGCTGATCATGGCGGCGGTGGTAATTGTTGTGATGTTCCAGATCAGCCGTCAAAACCGGGCTGAAGCACGAGGAGTCGCATAG
- a CDS encoding ABC transporter ATP-binding protein — MDSFLRISSASKFYRMPGGGEVKALDGVSIDIKNNEFLTLLGPSGCGKTTLLKCIAGFEDLDVGDIVFEGVSLRQVPAHRRPFNTVFQNYALFPHMDVSDNVGYGLDVAGTDKKERNARVNEMLDLVGLSGFGGREPRQLSGGQQQRVALARSLVLKPRVLLLDEPLSALDRKMRETMQVELKNLQHSVGITFVFVTHDQDEALAMSDRIAVVSQGKVQQLAGPKEIYDAPANEFVANFVGRSNIFTGKIIKADGGYLTLRTGNGRELLAKSDRFTSGDHVSMVLRPEHLTLSPLSGADEDIFVPGTVTNCLFVGSDMQLHVDVGLGRTALVRHRHNKGATGEDFHTGAEVKLYYSPEAAHLIESTGG; from the coding sequence GTGGATAGTTTCCTAAGAATTTCGTCAGCCTCCAAATTCTACCGTATGCCGGGAGGAGGCGAGGTCAAAGCGCTTGATGGCGTCTCGATTGATATCAAGAACAATGAATTCCTCACGCTTCTCGGACCTTCGGGCTGTGGCAAGACGACATTGCTGAAATGTATCGCGGGGTTCGAAGACCTTGATGTGGGCGACATCGTGTTTGAGGGTGTAAGTCTGAGACAAGTCCCGGCCCACCGAAGACCCTTCAATACAGTCTTTCAGAACTATGCGCTTTTTCCGCACATGGATGTCTCGGACAATGTGGGCTACGGCCTTGATGTCGCCGGTACCGACAAAAAGGAACGCAACGCTCGGGTTAACGAGATGCTGGATCTCGTCGGGCTGTCCGGATTTGGCGGACGCGAACCCAGACAGCTCTCTGGCGGCCAGCAGCAACGGGTAGCCCTGGCGCGGTCGCTGGTGCTCAAGCCAAGGGTCTTGTTGCTTGACGAGCCGCTATCAGCCTTGGACCGCAAAATGCGCGAGACAATGCAGGTCGAGCTGAAGAACCTCCAGCACTCGGTGGGAATCACTTTTGTCTTCGTCACGCATGACCAGGATGAGGCACTGGCGATGTCGGACCGCATCGCGGTTGTCTCGCAGGGCAAAGTACAGCAACTCGCCGGCCCGAAAGAGATATACGACGCCCCGGCCAATGAATTCGTTGCCAACTTCGTTGGCCGAAGCAACATTTTTACCGGCAAGATCATCAAGGCCGATGGCGGCTATCTGACTCTGCGCACCGGCAACGGACGCGAGCTTCTGGCGAAGTCCGACCGCTTCACATCCGGTGACCATGTGAGCATGGTCTTGCGCCCCGAACATCTGACGCTGTCTCCATTGAGCGGCGCTGACGAAGACATCTTCGTGCCCGGCACGGTGACCAATTGTCTTTTCGTTGGTTCGGATATGCAGTTGCATGTTGATGTCGGACTGGGGCGTACCGCGCTGGTGCGCCATCGGCACAACAAAGGTGCGACAGGCGAGGATTTTCATACAGGCGCCGAGGTCAAACTGTACTACTCGCCTGAGGCCGCGCATTTGATCGAAAGCACGGGGGGCTGA
- a CDS encoding P1 family peptidase, whose product MLFRGTPGHRNTILDVEGILVGQVSLSRSQSPDSGQIRTGVTAILPRGFTHPPSQCWLASSRSMAMVK is encoded by the coding sequence ATGCTGTTTCGAGGCACGCCGGGTCACCGAAACACAATCCTGGATGTGGAGGGAATTCTGGTGGGGCAGGTGTCGCTTTCCCGATCTCAATCGCCTGACAGCGGGCAGATCCGTACCGGCGTCACGGCGATTTTGCCGAGAGGATTTACCCACCCCCCAAGCCAGTGCTGGCTGGCCAGTTCTCGCTCAATGGCAATGGTGAAATGA
- a CDS encoding P1 family peptidase, whose translation MTGSHWIRDAGQFLGPICLTNTHSVGIAHHATVKWMITHYAEEFRQNHIWAMPVIAETYDGVLNDINAQYVTEGHVLEAISSAGTEPVAEGNSGGGTGMICYEFKGGTGTSSRVLHIDGSPFTIGVLVQANHGIRDWLTVLGEPVGSVMQDNRLMDRESGSIIVIVATDLPMRPDQLERLARRAAIGIGRSGTPGGNNSGDIFLAFSTANPQELPGCGAPFHTLEHVSDDHLDCVYLAAVEATDEAIINALVAAQDTPTFKPPGHICKAIDTGQLVRLLRSAGKCT comes from the coding sequence ATGACCGGAAGCCACTGGATCCGTGATGCCGGCCAGTTTCTCGGGCCCATCTGCCTGACGAATACGCACAGTGTCGGAATAGCCCATCACGCGACCGTCAAATGGATGATCACCCATTATGCCGAGGAGTTCCGGCAAAATCACATCTGGGCTATGCCCGTAATCGCGGAAACATATGATGGCGTTTTAAATGACATCAACGCTCAATATGTGACCGAAGGCCATGTGCTTGAGGCGATTTCATCTGCCGGTACGGAGCCGGTGGCCGAGGGCAACTCCGGCGGTGGCACCGGCATGATATGCTACGAATTCAAAGGCGGAACGGGGACATCCTCCAGGGTTCTTCACATTGACGGCAGCCCATTCACCATAGGCGTCTTGGTGCAGGCCAACCACGGCATCCGCGACTGGCTGACGGTTTTGGGCGAACCGGTCGGGTCCGTCATGCAGGACAATCGCTTGATGGACCGCGAGTCCGGATCAATCATCGTCATTGTCGCGACAGACCTTCCCATGCGCCCGGACCAGCTCGAGCGACTCGCACGGCGGGCAGCCATTGGGATCGGACGCTCGGGGACACCGGGCGGCAACAATTCTGGCGATATATTTCTGGCCTTCAGTACTGCCAATCCGCAAGAGTTGCCGGGATGCGGGGCACCATTCCACACTCTCGAACACGTCAGTGATGACCATCTCGACTGCGTCTATCTCGCCGCGGTCGAAGCGACGGATGAAGCGATCATCAATGCCTTGGTCGCGGCTCAGGATACACCGACGTTCAAGCCCCCGGGCCATATCTGCAAGGCGATCGACACAGGTCAGCTTGTGCGCCTTTTGCGCAGCGCCGGAAAATGTACCTAA
- a CDS encoding aspartate aminotransferase family protein, with protein MRHKIEKTWEQRDMESVFHPFTDFGTLNSKGPVVLTHGDGIRVFDVHGKSYIDANSGLWNNVAGFNHQGIIDALCQQARKFPGYHSFFGRVADTTVALAEKLVELSPFSDGKVYFTNSGSEANDSVVKMLWMLHRRNGQSQRRKIITRLNAYHGVTVATASMTGKAYNAEFGLPLPGFLQTDCPHYWRFGRDGESELEFSQRLARNLEELIIKEGADTIAGMFAEPVQGAGGVIPPSEGYFEEIRPILRKYKIPLIADEVICGFGRTGTMWGSVKYNMEPDAIVASKCITAGYFPMGAVILGKELSEELIRVSEEAEEFPHGFTAGGNPLGCAVALKSIEVIENEGLMENVVKVSPHFMQRLRKLGEHKYAGEARGVGLMGAVEIVADKKTKQALPSELQISERIANKALEKGLICRPLGAAIVLGPAFIITEKEIDEIFDILEETMVEVFSDVGL; from the coding sequence ATGAGACACAAGATTGAAAAGACCTGGGAGCAGCGGGACATGGAAAGTGTTTTCCATCCCTTCACTGACTTCGGAACACTCAATTCAAAGGGACCGGTTGTGCTTACCCATGGTGATGGCATCAGGGTGTTTGACGTGCACGGCAAAAGCTATATCGACGCAAATTCGGGCCTTTGGAACAATGTCGCCGGCTTCAACCATCAGGGCATCATCGACGCCTTGTGCCAGCAGGCCCGCAAATTTCCGGGCTATCACTCGTTTTTCGGGCGCGTGGCGGACACCACTGTTGCCCTGGCGGAAAAACTCGTGGAGCTGTCGCCATTCAGCGATGGCAAGGTCTATTTCACCAACTCCGGATCGGAAGCAAACGACTCTGTTGTTAAAATGCTATGGATGCTGCACCGCCGCAACGGTCAATCGCAGCGACGCAAGATCATAACGCGCCTGAACGCCTATCATGGCGTAACCGTTGCCACCGCTTCGATGACCGGCAAAGCCTATAACGCGGAGTTTGGGCTGCCATTGCCTGGATTCCTGCAGACAGATTGCCCGCATTATTGGCGATTCGGGCGTGATGGTGAGAGCGAACTGGAATTTTCACAGCGATTGGCGCGCAATCTGGAAGAGCTGATCATCAAGGAAGGCGCCGACACTATCGCGGGCATGTTTGCTGAGCCGGTGCAGGGAGCGGGCGGCGTCATTCCTCCGTCGGAGGGCTATTTCGAGGAAATTCGACCGATCCTTCGCAAATATAAAATTCCCCTGATCGCGGATGAAGTGATTTGTGGCTTTGGCCGCACTGGCACCATGTGGGGCAGCGTTAAATACAACATGGAACCCGACGCCATAGTGGCGTCAAAATGCATTACGGCAGGGTATTTCCCGATGGGAGCTGTCATTCTGGGCAAGGAGCTCAGCGAGGAACTGATCCGGGTATCGGAGGAAGCCGAGGAGTTTCCCCATGGCTTCACGGCTGGCGGCAATCCGTTGGGTTGCGCGGTCGCTCTCAAGTCGATTGAGGTGATCGAGAATGAGGGGTTGATGGAAAACGTGGTCAAGGTGAGCCCACATTTCATGCAGCGGTTGCGCAAACTTGGCGAGCATAAATACGCGGGAGAAGCGCGCGGCGTCGGCCTGATGGGCGCGGTCGAAATCGTTGCGGACAAGAAAACAAAGCAGGCCTTGCCCAGTGAGCTTCAGATTTCCGAGCGGATCGCAAACAAGGCGCTGGAGAAGGGGCTTATTTGCCGGCCTCTCGGCGCTGCGATCGTTCTCGGCCCTGCCTTCATCATCACCGAAAAAGAAATAGATGAAATCTTCGATATTCTCGAAGAGACGATGGTGGAAGTCTTTTCCGATGTCGGCCTCTGA